One window from the genome of Methyloradius palustris encodes:
- a CDS encoding glycosyltransferase family 4 protein, protein MSQYPIAYFINQYPKVSHSFIRREILALEKQGFNILRISLRGWDTEVVDPEDKLERERTKYVLQSGLLGLIVPVIRTFFQHPFKFISTLKLAIKMGLHADRAWPFHLIYFAEACKLLPWLQDFNAKHVHVHFGSNSTEVIMLAHELGGPPYSFTVHGPEEFDKPEFLKLGEKIKRSVFVVAITSYCRSQLYRWADYKDWYKVKVVHCGLEEAFYNVSAPLIPEAPRLVCVGRLCEQKGQLLLIDACRLIADKGIDFELVLAGDGEMRKEIEALIAKYDLQSKVRITGWISSNQVRDEILAARALILPSFAEGLPVVIMEAMALKRPVLTTYVAGIPELVIADDTGWLFPAGDVDGLVTVLEDFLNTSKERLAAMGEAGYKRVLERHSVDVEAGKLAKYFKALPTHDSNK, encoded by the coding sequence GTGAGCCAGTATCCAATCGCTTATTTTATTAACCAGTATCCCAAGGTAAGTCATAGTTTTATTCGAAGAGAAATATTGGCCTTAGAAAAGCAGGGGTTTAATATTTTAAGAATATCTCTGCGCGGTTGGGATACCGAGGTGGTAGATCCGGAAGACAAGCTAGAGCGCGAGCGTACAAAGTACGTATTGCAATCAGGATTGTTAGGTTTAATAGTCCCTGTGATAAGAACGTTTTTTCAACATCCGTTTAAATTTATATCAACGCTTAAACTGGCTATCAAAATGGGTTTACATGCAGATCGTGCATGGCCATTTCACCTTATTTATTTTGCAGAGGCTTGTAAACTTTTGCCTTGGTTGCAGGATTTTAATGCCAAGCATGTGCATGTGCATTTTGGCAGTAACTCAACTGAAGTCATCATGTTGGCACATGAGCTTGGTGGTCCTCCGTATAGTTTTACCGTGCACGGCCCAGAAGAGTTCGATAAACCTGAATTTTTGAAACTTGGCGAGAAAATTAAACGTTCTGTATTTGTGGTGGCAATTACTTCTTACTGTCGTAGCCAATTATATCGATGGGCGGATTATAAGGATTGGTACAAAGTGAAAGTAGTGCATTGTGGTTTAGAAGAGGCTTTTTATAATGTATCTGCCCCCCTTATTCCAGAAGCCCCTCGTCTGGTTTGTGTCGGACGCCTTTGCGAGCAAAAGGGGCAACTTTTATTGATTGATGCATGTAGGTTGATTGCAGATAAAGGAATAGATTTTGAATTGGTATTAGCGGGCGATGGAGAGATGCGTAAAGAAATTGAAGCGCTGATTGCCAAATACGATTTGCAATCCAAGGTAAGAATTACAGGCTGGATTAGTAGCAATCAAGTTCGTGATGAAATTCTTGCAGCTCGAGCACTTATATTGCCGAGTTTTGCTGAGGGCTTGCCGGTTGTGATCATGGAAGCAATGGCTTTAAAACGTCCTGTATTAACTACCTATGTAGCGGGAATACCTGAGCTAGTGATTGCTGATGATACAGGATGGTTATTCCCCGCTGGCGATGTGGATGGATTGGTCACGGTGTTGGAGGATTTCTTGAACACCTCAAAAGAGAGACTTGCTGCAATGGGCGAGGCTGGATATAAGCGCGTTTTAGAGCGACATTCCGTAGATGTCGAGGCTGGAAAGTTGGCAAAGTATTTTAAAGCCTTGCCAACTCATGACTCAAATAAGTGA
- a CDS encoding glycosyltransferase family 2 protein, with translation MTQISDGIFMYLIQCLFSLIIIILAIPVLLFFVQILFSLFPLSSRQITTNRSSIAVLVPAHNESNGIIATITSIKAQLNTGDRLLVVADNCDDDTAEIAKANGVEVIQRTSENQRGKGYALDFGVRYLEADPPDIVIIVDADCIVHDDALNRLAFECISLGRPIQALYLMNSPGNDGLKTKVAEFAWVVKNWVRPLGFLRLNLPCQLMGTGMAFPWLLLKEADLSSGHIVEDMKLGIDFARLSKAPHFCPDALVTSTFPINAEGVKSQRTRWEHGHLGMIVKEGPALLRESLVKANLEQLFMTLDMCVPPLAMLIILIFAMSLLGAVLALFNHQLYPWLYVWSLLVTMAISVILAWLKYGRNILSISHLIYIPFYVLSKIPLYVKFVVKRQVEWVRSRRD, from the coding sequence ATGACTCAAATAAGTGATGGCATATTTATGTATCTAATCCAGTGTCTTTTTTCTTTGATCATCATCATTCTGGCCATTCCCGTTTTGTTGTTTTTTGTACAAATCTTATTCTCTTTATTCCCGTTGAGCAGTCGCCAAATAACAACCAATCGCAGTTCAATCGCAGTTTTGGTACCTGCACACAATGAGTCGAATGGAATAATTGCGACAATTACGTCAATAAAGGCACAACTCAATACAGGAGATCGATTGTTGGTCGTTGCTGATAACTGTGATGACGATACTGCAGAAATCGCAAAAGCGAACGGTGTGGAGGTTATTCAGCGCACAAGTGAGAATCAGCGTGGAAAAGGCTATGCCTTAGATTTCGGTGTGCGATATCTGGAGGCTGATCCTCCTGATATCGTTATTATTGTGGATGCTGATTGTATCGTTCATGATGATGCATTAAATCGGTTAGCATTTGAGTGTATAAGCCTAGGAAGGCCCATACAGGCTTTGTATTTGATGAACTCTCCTGGAAATGATGGTTTGAAAACAAAGGTGGCAGAGTTTGCCTGGGTGGTAAAAAACTGGGTAAGGCCATTAGGTTTTCTGAGGCTGAATTTGCCATGCCAGCTGATGGGTACGGGTATGGCTTTCCCTTGGCTGTTATTGAAAGAGGCTGACTTATCCAGCGGGCACATCGTCGAAGACATGAAGTTGGGTATTGATTTTGCAAGATTATCTAAAGCGCCCCATTTCTGTCCCGATGCGTTGGTCACTAGTACTTTCCCAATAAATGCGGAAGGCGTTAAATCTCAACGTACACGCTGGGAGCACGGTCACTTGGGTATGATTGTTAAGGAAGGCCCTGCATTATTGCGAGAAAGTTTGGTGAAGGCTAATCTAGAACAGCTCTTTATGACTTTAGATATGTGCGTGCCGCCTTTGGCAATGCTCATTATTCTAATATTCGCCATGTCACTACTAGGCGCAGTTCTTGCTCTATTTAATCATCAGTTATATCCGTGGTTATACGTCTGGAGTTTGCTAGTAACTATGGCGATTTCAGTGATATTAGCTTGGCTCAAATATGGGCGAAATATTTTGTCGATTAGCCATTTAATTTATATACCCTTTTATGTGCTCAGCAAAATACCTTTGTATGTGAAGTTTGTGGTGAAAAGACAGGTTGAGTGGGTGCGTTCACGTCGAGACTAA
- a CDS encoding serine O-acetyltransferase, translating to MIQDMDWEADLARYSSSKPFSHEQSIWAIWVYRFGRRTGELQPGLRQRCYTKIYWLLFRIVETITGISLPKSCKIGPGLRIWHFGNIFIHPESVIGANCTLRQGVTIGNRVENGAAPVIGNNVDFGAYAQILGGITIGNNCKIGAMSVVLCDVPDGATAVGAPARIIHAKSESI from the coding sequence ATGATTCAGGATATGGACTGGGAAGCTGATTTAGCCCGTTACTCTTCTTCAAAACCTTTTTCTCACGAGCAATCTATCTGGGCTATCTGGGTCTATCGCTTTGGCCGTCGTACTGGTGAATTGCAGCCGGGCTTGCGCCAACGCTGCTATACCAAAATATATTGGTTATTGTTCAGAATAGTAGAGACTATCACTGGTATCAGTTTACCAAAGTCATGCAAAATTGGGCCCGGTCTTCGCATCTGGCATTTTGGCAATATTTTCATACATCCAGAATCTGTTATTGGAGCAAACTGCACATTGAGGCAGGGTGTGACAATTGGTAACCGTGTTGAAAATGGTGCGGCACCAGTCATTGGCAATAATGTTGATTTCGGGGCTTATGCGCAGATACTGGGTGGTATCACGATAGGCAATAATTGCAAAATTGGTGCAATGTCTGTGGTCTTATGTGATGTACCTGATGGAGCAACAGCAGTAGGGGCACCTGCTCGTATCATTCATGCCAAGTCCGAGAGTATTTAA
- a CDS encoding acyltransferase family protein: MINKRFGVLDGWRGIAIILVLLAHLFPLGPSNGHLNVASGIAGMAIFFCLSGFLMTHHLINRPNVVDFLIRRFFRILPLAWLYMGFVLWLHPVTYDVWLAHIFLYANYPPKPLISTTDHMWSLCVEMHFYLGIALLAGLLKRNGLLMIPILCVLFTLLRVFYGMHHSVISHFRVDEILVGGILALIFNNQFINTDISNYLKTFLSKINLLLILIMFLISCHPAIGWMEYVRPYLAALLVGSTLFNLDSGLKKLLNHRVLGYIATISFALYVLHPLLASTWLGSGDLIEKYAKRPLLLAAVLIAAHVSTFYYEKRWINFGKYISELISHRTQ, from the coding sequence ATGATTAATAAGAGGTTTGGCGTATTAGATGGATGGAGGGGTATCGCCATTATCCTTGTTCTATTGGCCCATTTATTTCCACTAGGGCCAAGTAATGGTCATTTGAATGTAGCATCTGGTATCGCAGGCATGGCCATTTTTTTCTGTCTATCTGGCTTCTTGATGACCCATCATTTGATTAATCGGCCAAATGTTGTTGATTTTCTTATACGTAGATTTTTCAGAATTTTGCCATTAGCTTGGCTATATATGGGCTTTGTCTTGTGGTTACACCCAGTAACTTATGACGTGTGGCTAGCTCACATATTTTTATATGCAAATTACCCTCCAAAGCCATTAATTTCTACTACAGATCATATGTGGAGTTTATGTGTAGAAATGCATTTTTATCTTGGGATTGCATTACTAGCAGGCTTGTTGAAGAGGAATGGGTTACTGATGATTCCTATTCTCTGTGTTCTATTTACATTGCTAAGAGTTTTTTATGGCATGCATCATTCTGTGATTTCTCACTTTCGTGTGGATGAAATTCTGGTAGGTGGAATATTGGCACTGATTTTTAATAATCAATTTATTAATACTGACATCAGTAATTACTTAAAAACGTTTTTATCAAAAATTAATCTGCTGCTGATTCTTATTATGTTTTTAATTAGTTGCCACCCAGCTATCGGATGGATGGAGTATGTAAGACCATATCTTGCAGCTTTGCTAGTTGGATCTACATTATTTAATCTGGATAGTGGTTTGAAGAAGCTATTGAACCACCGTGTTTTGGGCTACATCGCAACAATCTCATTTGCTTTGTATGTGTTGCATCCGTTGCTGGCGAGTACATGGCTAGGAAGCGGTGATTTAATCGAAAAATATGCAAAAAGGCCCTTGCTTCTTGCCGCTGTATTGATAGCAGCACATGTTTCTACTTTTTATTATGAAAAGCGATGGATAAATTTTGGCAAATATATTTCTGAACTTATCTCACACAGAACGCAGTAA
- a CDS encoding O-antigen ligase family protein, which translates to MNLKLMLYGLGLIGVSFIAGLFAVVYSSLAGEKILLLAGLPALLALGVFLALDKTKLFILILFFRSAADIIFATASFGSFGIGGLINLLVIVIALMFVLERPSGFTKLMASIWLPLLFIAILSISYTPDIGGALKTLNALLTYFSVFVIAFYLVKDKSDYKYFINLILLSSILPVLYAFVDIGLHFGHMGNGDNRLKSTFGHANIFAFYLVLVISLLFYKIKSTAMELSQFIKIGFFFYMLVLMGLLLLTQTRSAWGACLFTFAIYGLIFERRYLVYLMLSGFFALLIPSVRDRVLDLGAGNEYVQYAKLNSFAWRKLLWQSALDWMEPVRYVFGYGLESFKYRCTDFFPGGISFGAHSIFIQWFFETGIVGILTAVWMYFKMIFTLKDGLKSDRVGTVITLLIIAGYMMEAYSDNILVYLSFNWYFWFFMGASCALVISERNKIAPTNDDSGVSDSAAPEKKNRFSTRGLAR; encoded by the coding sequence ATGAATTTAAAATTAATGTTGTACGGCTTAGGCTTGATCGGAGTTTCGTTCATAGCTGGATTATTCGCCGTTGTATATTCCTCGCTTGCCGGAGAAAAGATTCTACTTTTAGCTGGTTTGCCTGCATTGTTGGCTCTAGGGGTATTTCTTGCCTTAGATAAGACTAAATTGTTCATTTTGATTCTTTTCTTCAGGTCGGCAGCCGACATCATATTTGCAACTGCTTCATTTGGTTCATTTGGTATAGGCGGGCTAATCAATCTGCTGGTAATTGTAATTGCACTGATGTTTGTATTAGAGCGCCCCAGCGGGTTTACTAAGCTAATGGCTTCTATATGGCTGCCATTGTTGTTTATTGCTATTCTTTCAATTAGTTACACGCCTGATATTGGGGGCGCGCTTAAAACATTGAATGCGCTCTTGACCTATTTTTCCGTTTTTGTGATTGCTTTTTATTTGGTAAAAGATAAATCTGATTACAAATACTTTATTAATCTGATTTTGCTTTCTTCGATATTACCTGTACTTTATGCCTTTGTTGATATCGGCCTGCATTTTGGCCATATGGGTAATGGCGATAATCGATTAAAAAGCACATTTGGGCATGCGAATATTTTTGCTTTTTACTTAGTGCTAGTGATATCACTTCTGTTTTACAAGATAAAAAGCACTGCGATGGAATTGAGCCAATTTATTAAAATTGGTTTTTTCTTTTATATGTTAGTTTTAATGGGTCTTCTATTACTTACCCAAACACGCAGTGCTTGGGGAGCCTGTCTATTCACATTCGCGATCTATGGCCTAATTTTTGAGCGTAGATATCTGGTTTATTTAATGTTAAGTGGTTTTTTTGCGCTATTGATTCCCAGTGTCAGGGATCGCGTATTGGATTTGGGCGCCGGAAATGAATATGTGCAATACGCCAAACTAAATTCATTTGCTTGGCGCAAACTGCTCTGGCAATCAGCACTTGATTGGATGGAGCCTGTGCGATATGTGTTCGGTTATGGATTGGAATCATTTAAGTACCGATGTACTGATTTTTTCCCTGGCGGTATAAGCTTTGGGGCGCATAGTATTTTTATTCAATGGTTTTTCGAAACTGGCATAGTTGGTATTCTGACTGCGGTTTGGATGTACTTCAAAATGATATTTACTCTTAAAGATGGATTGAAGTCTGATCGCGTTGGGACAGTGATTACACTTCTGATTATTGCTGGCTATATGATGGAAGCATACTCAGACAATATATTGGTTTATCTTTCTTTCAATTGGTACTTCTGGTTTTTTATGGGTGCTAGCTGCGCTTTAGTTATATCAGAACGAAATAAAATTGCTCCTACTAACGATGACTCAGGCGTTTCAGACTCTGCGGCACCTGAGAAAAAGAATAGATTTTCAACGCGTGGGTTGGCACGATGA
- a CDS encoding glycosyltransferase family 4 protein, producing MRWIVLSPFTHSEDPKWIFEYIDPKLHTVEAVPSTYYHDRSRKSSSASDWLDYFVHGFKGFLASFGRSNSTGIITAFPQLALVIALLKKLSGRKSLPLIAWCFNLGRPYQGIKGKVARFCLSSVDIFVVHSTAEIEIYSKWLNLPSSRFFFVHLSAEPPKSEPWLEEGEPYVVALGTANRDYSLLTEALVQLGYKAVIVSGKYAIEHLNAPEAISFKSDLSLDECHRLAIHSRINVIPIADIDSPSGQVTVIESMMLGVPLIATECAGTTDYIENDVDGILVKPKDVESMRNALEKLWNDKALRLNLALNAKKTATEKFTFKAASKSLLIVMNQLEIIYMKSNTK from the coding sequence ATGCGTTGGATAGTACTATCCCCGTTTACACATTCAGAAGATCCAAAATGGATATTTGAATATATTGACCCAAAACTTCATACCGTTGAAGCTGTGCCATCAACCTACTATCATGATCGATCAAGAAAAAGCTCATCCGCGTCTGACTGGCTAGATTATTTTGTGCATGGTTTTAAGGGGTTTTTAGCGTCGTTTGGGAGATCAAATTCCACTGGAATTATTACAGCATTTCCACAACTAGCACTCGTTATTGCTTTATTAAAAAAATTATCTGGACGTAAGAGTCTTCCCCTAATAGCCTGGTGCTTTAACTTGGGGCGACCATATCAGGGAATAAAAGGTAAAGTCGCGAGATTTTGTCTTTCCTCAGTCGATATTTTTGTGGTTCACTCAACTGCGGAAATTGAGATTTATAGTAAGTGGCTCAATTTGCCTTCTTCAAGATTTTTTTTCGTACACTTGAGTGCAGAGCCTCCCAAGAGTGAGCCTTGGCTCGAGGAGGGTGAGCCTTATGTTGTGGCTCTTGGTACAGCAAACAGAGATTATTCTCTACTTACAGAAGCCTTGGTTCAGTTAGGTTACAAGGCGGTTATAGTTTCTGGAAAGTATGCCATTGAACATTTGAATGCCCCTGAGGCCATCAGTTTTAAATCCGATTTATCCTTAGATGAATGCCATCGCCTAGCAATACATTCTCGTATCAATGTGATTCCGATTGCAGATATTGATTCTCCATCTGGCCAAGTTACTGTTATTGAATCAATGATGTTAGGCGTTCCGCTTATTGCAACCGAATGTGCAGGAACAACGGATTACATTGAGAATGATGTTGACGGCATATTGGTAAAGCCAAAAGATGTCGAGTCGATGAGGAATGCGCTGGAGAAGTTATGGAATGACAAGGCGTTGAGATTAAATCTTGCATTGAATGCGAAAAAAACTGCAACGGAAAAATTTACTTTTAAGGCAGCATCTAAAAGCCTTCTGATAGTTATGAACCAACTAGAAATAATATATATGAAGTCAAATACTAAATAA
- a CDS encoding Atrophin-1 multi-domain protein, translated as MMRANPRIYIVVFLLLLSTESAYSADFHCVDGSGQEIYISDSSLCGNKKNKKVVSPSPLTGNNSNYGTYLKPFSARSPWNSRPHIYTLGGDVIPPDAYEAAIASGSFSTSFFTASASDAPVTIYGVYDQDSEMVRDLVLPHWPDNVSSANGSDGHIDVLDTTTGIIHSFWIARLNDGKWSAKLYAWSRIDDSGFGDPAHYYKGARAAAVPTSAGIIRVNEIDDGKDQYDHALAMSLTYSALSPVPPGYIYPATSADSSYQANRGTIPEGALMMLPSNFDLSKIASSAIRKIAKTLMSYGAYVVDRNTGTPFVIYQEIGTAPIAQWRQSADTRLIRTALRQATVSEYLDANGIPYAPTTKQNILSMRGIYQLQMGKVKSTYDTYNQKRTWSKTSEVSREFIYPFSKVEWSKPVAGDTYEVVANTEGGAKLELQVKGDQNFDSGPLKDGESKTFQWPEEGHMVIIIYSGIAESSSVSGTLIKK; from the coding sequence ATGATGCGTGCCAATCCGCGGATTTATATTGTAGTTTTTCTATTACTGCTTTCGACAGAGTCTGCTTATTCAGCAGACTTTCACTGTGTTGATGGTTCAGGCCAGGAAATATATATAAGCGACTCATCACTTTGCGGTAATAAAAAAAATAAAAAAGTGGTATCTCCATCTCCATTAACTGGAAATAATTCAAATTATGGCACGTATCTGAAGCCATTTTCTGCAAGAAGCCCTTGGAATTCTAGGCCACATATCTATACCTTAGGTGGTGATGTGATTCCTCCAGATGCATACGAAGCGGCAATTGCCTCAGGTTCTTTTTCGACCTCATTTTTTACAGCATCAGCCAGTGATGCCCCCGTTACTATTTACGGAGTTTACGATCAGGACTCAGAAATGGTTAGGGATCTGGTTTTACCACACTGGCCCGATAATGTTAGCTCAGCAAATGGTTCTGATGGCCATATTGACGTTTTAGATACTACGACAGGAATAATACATAGCTTCTGGATCGCTAGGCTGAATGATGGTAAATGGAGTGCGAAGCTATATGCATGGTCAAGGATTGATGATTCTGGTTTCGGTGACCCCGCCCATTATTATAAAGGGGCGAGGGCTGCAGCTGTGCCAACCAGTGCAGGTATTATTCGTGTGAATGAGATTGATGACGGTAAAGATCAGTATGATCATGCATTGGCTATGTCGCTCACCTACTCAGCATTATCACCTGTACCTCCTGGGTATATTTATCCTGCAACTTCGGCAGACTCGAGCTATCAGGCTAACAGAGGCACTATTCCAGAAGGCGCATTAATGATGCTGCCTAGCAATTTTGATTTATCAAAAATTGCTAGCTCAGCGATCCGTAAGATCGCTAAAACTTTAATGAGTTATGGTGCATATGTTGTAGATCGTAATACAGGTACGCCATTTGTAATTTATCAGGAGATTGGCACTGCTCCAATTGCTCAGTGGCGGCAAAGTGCTGATACTAGATTGATTCGGACTGCATTGAGGCAAGCAACTGTCTCTGAGTATTTAGACGCTAATGGAATCCCATACGCACCAACTACCAAGCAAAATATTTTATCAATGCGAGGTATATATCAGTTGCAAATGGGTAAAGTAAAAAGTACTTATGATACCTATAATCAGAAACGTACATGGAGCAAAACATCTGAGGTGTCTAGAGAGTTTATATATCCATTTAGTAAAGTTGAGTGGTCAAAACCTGTAGCAGGTGATACATATGAAGTCGTTGCTAATACTGAGGGTGGAGCTAAGTTAGAGTTGCAAGTTAAAGGAGATCAGAATTTTGATTCTGGTCCTCTGAAAGATGGGGAAAGCAAGACCTTTCAATGGCCAGAGGAAGGCCATATGGTCATTATTATATATAGTGGGATTGCTGAGAGCTCTAGCGTGTCAGGCACGCTAATTAAGAAGTAG
- a CDS encoding WecB/TagA/CpsF family glycosyltransferase yields MKNKRVKLFGILIDALDMHDTVGVLKDWLISDSRQCRYVVTPNVDHLVKLDKNEIFRVAYQNASLVVADGRPVVAVASMFGDPLPGTVPGSDLVPEIFERFQKEKTPLKVFLLGAMPGVADSAAKLIESKWPMVSIVGTLSPVFGFEKDVDACIKICQSINASNAELLVLGLGAPKQELWVYQYASQLSVKVALCVGATIDFLAGEKPRAPAWMRKFAIEWLHRMASEPKRLAGRYFNDALVFPRLIIKEWLSRR; encoded by the coding sequence ATGAAAAACAAACGAGTCAAACTTTTTGGCATATTAATCGATGCGCTTGATATGCATGATACGGTTGGCGTTCTGAAGGATTGGCTGATCAGCGATTCAAGGCAGTGTCGTTATGTTGTAACACCCAACGTCGATCATCTGGTAAAGCTTGATAAAAATGAGATATTTAGAGTGGCATATCAAAATGCTTCGCTTGTTGTGGCAGATGGGAGGCCTGTAGTGGCAGTTGCTTCAATGTTTGGAGATCCTTTACCGGGGACTGTTCCTGGCAGTGATTTGGTGCCTGAAATCTTTGAACGCTTCCAAAAAGAAAAAACGCCATTGAAGGTTTTTTTGCTTGGTGCAATGCCAGGTGTAGCAGATAGCGCAGCTAAATTAATTGAGTCAAAATGGCCTATGGTGAGTATTGTTGGAACTTTGAGTCCTGTATTTGGCTTTGAAAAAGATGTTGATGCCTGCATAAAAATTTGCCAATCCATCAATGCTAGTAATGCTGAATTGCTAGTTTTAGGGCTGGGAGCTCCTAAGCAGGAATTGTGGGTCTATCAATATGCTAGCCAATTATCGGTGAAAGTTGCGCTTTGTGTAGGTGCGACCATTGATTTTCTAGCTGGAGAAAAGCCTCGTGCGCCAGCTTGGATGCGAAAATTTGCGATTGAATGGTTGCACCGCATGGCATCAGAGCCAAAGCGGCTAGCTGGGCGTTATTTTAATGATGCACTGGTATTCCCAAGACTAATAATTAAAGAATGGTTATCAAGAAGATGA
- a CDS encoding mannose-1-phosphate guanylyltransferase/mannose-6-phosphate isomerase produces the protein MTSIIPVVLSGGSGTRLWPLSRALLPKQLLPLVSEKSMLQETLARLSSWTAVEVLSPIIVCGNDHRFLVAEQLREMDIKPRSIMLEPVGRNTAPAIAAAANSLSDMNGALILVLPADHVIRDINAFEAAVKTAAIAAEAGRLVTFGIRPDSPETGYGYIKLGDTLSLADGCFEVGEFVEKPDLATAKSYLESDDYFWNSGMFLFKAAVYLDELKKFKPEIAEQVRLSFDGSYKDLDFCRLEENSFAASPSDSIDYAVMEQTTLAAMVPVNMGWNDVGSWTALWDVQSKDADGNVVRGDTYIHDVSNSLIRSESRLVAVVGVENLLVIETSDAVLVTHKDRAQDVKKIVDHLKSEKRKEHEVHARAYRPWGWYEGIDAGERFQVKRIMVKPGEKLSLQMHHHRAEHWVVVSGSAMITVDDKTNLFSENESAYIPIGSTHRLENPGKLPLHLIEVQSGSYLGEDDIVRFNDSYGRT, from the coding sequence ATGACTAGTATTATTCCGGTGGTTCTTTCGGGCGGTTCTGGTACACGTTTATGGCCATTGTCTAGAGCTTTATTACCTAAGCAGCTACTTCCTTTGGTATCAGAAAAATCAATGTTGCAAGAGACTCTCGCTCGCTTGTCATCATGGACAGCAGTTGAGGTGTTATCGCCAATCATTGTGTGCGGTAACGATCATCGATTTTTGGTGGCAGAGCAATTGCGTGAAATGGATATAAAGCCAAGATCTATCATGCTTGAGCCTGTCGGACGAAATACGGCTCCGGCTATTGCAGCAGCGGCAAATAGCCTAAGTGATATGAATGGCGCACTCATACTAGTTTTGCCAGCAGATCATGTCATTCGTGATATTAATGCTTTTGAAGCTGCAGTCAAAACCGCAGCTATTGCAGCTGAGGCAGGTCGACTTGTGACTTTCGGTATTCGTCCAGACAGCCCTGAAACTGGTTACGGATATATTAAGTTGGGCGATACTTTGAGCCTTGCGGATGGGTGTTTCGAAGTGGGTGAATTTGTTGAAAAGCCTGATCTGGCCACTGCAAAAAGCTATCTAGAATCTGATGATTATTTCTGGAATAGCGGTATGTTTTTATTTAAAGCTGCCGTCTATCTAGATGAACTCAAGAAATTTAAACCGGAGATTGCAGAACAAGTACGTTTGTCTTTTGACGGAAGTTATAAAGATCTGGATTTCTGTCGTTTGGAAGAAAATTCATTTGCGGCATCGCCATCTGATTCTATTGATTATGCGGTGATGGAACAGACGACACTAGCTGCTATGGTTCCTGTTAATATGGGCTGGAATGACGTTGGTTCATGGACTGCCTTATGGGACGTCCAAAGTAAGGATGCGGATGGAAATGTGGTTCGCGGAGATACGTACATTCATGATGTAAGTAATTCACTTATTCGCAGTGAAAGTCGCTTAGTTGCAGTAGTCGGAGTTGAAAATCTGCTGGTCATTGAAACATCGGATGCCGTATTGGTTACTCACAAAGACCGCGCCCAAGACGTCAAGAAAATCGTTGATCACCTCAAGTCAGAGAAAAGAAAAGAACATGAAGTTCATGCACGCGCTTATAGGCCTTGGGGCTGGTATGAAGGTATTGATGCGGGCGAGCGTTTTCAGGTAAAGCGAATCATGGTGAAGCCCGGAGAAAAATTATCTTTGCAGATGCATCATCATCGTGCAGAGCATTGGGTAGTGGTCAGCGGCTCTGCCATGATTACGGTTGATGACAAGACAAATCTTTTCAGTGAAAACGAATCTGCCTATATACCAATAGGCTCAACCCATAGACTTGAAAACCCAGGTAAGTTGCCTTTGCATTTAATAGAAGTGCAATCGGGAAGTTATCTGGGTGAAGACGATATCGTCAGATTTAATGATTCTTATGGGCGTACATAA